One window of the Pseudomonas sp. S04 genome contains the following:
- a CDS encoding alpha/beta hydrolase, which translates to MSNLDTTSDNNPEQLALRAAKSVYHLGATTVYSHTEDSRFAYTLYVPEAIEDSSRPVDLVVSLHGSTRAMEIYRNGFAEFGRWNDCVILSPLFPVGVLGDNNGDGYKQLVEGDIRYDQVLLDMIAGVGKRYGRRFDTFALFGYSGGGQFTHRFCYLHPEKLWAASIGAPGSVTLLDADQDWWVGVRDFAARFGKPLNLQALQQLPVHMVVGDSDLETWEITHREGGKHYMAGANAAGRTRPERLASLQASFQAAGVQVHFDLLPNVAHQGIKAMPAAQDFFAKVLRHKRSLG; encoded by the coding sequence ATGAGCAATTTAGACACCACTTCAGATAACAACCCCGAACAACTGGCCCTGCGTGCTGCCAAGAGCGTGTATCACCTCGGTGCTACCACCGTGTATTCACACACCGAAGACAGCCGTTTTGCCTACACCCTCTACGTGCCTGAGGCGATTGAAGACAGCAGCCGGCCAGTGGACCTGGTGGTCTCGCTGCACGGCTCGACCCGGGCGATGGAGATCTATCGCAATGGCTTCGCGGAATTTGGCCGTTGGAACGATTGCGTGATTCTGTCCCCACTGTTCCCGGTCGGCGTCCTGGGTGACAACAATGGGGACGGCTACAAGCAGTTGGTCGAGGGCGATATCCGCTACGACCAGGTCCTGCTCGACATGATCGCCGGCGTCGGTAAACGTTATGGTCGGCGCTTCGATACCTTCGCGCTGTTTGGTTATTCCGGCGGCGGGCAATTCACTCATCGATTCTGCTACTTGCACCCCGAGAAACTCTGGGCAGCGTCCATCGGTGCGCCGGGATCGGTGACTTTGCTGGATGCCGATCAGGATTGGTGGGTAGGGGTGCGGGACTTCGCGGCGCGATTCGGCAAACCGCTGAACCTGCAAGCCTTGCAGCAACTGCCGGTGCACATGGTGGTGGGTGACTCGGACCTCGAGACCTGGGAGATCACCCACCGCGAAGGTGGCAAACACTACATGGCCGGTGCCAACGCCGCCGGACGTACACGCCCGGAACGCCTGGCCAGCTTGCAGGCAAGTTTCCAAGCCGCCGGCGTACAGGTGCACTTCGACCTGTTACCCAACGTGGCTCACCAGGGCATCAAGGCGATGCCGGCGGCCCAGGACTTTTTCGCCAAGGTGCTGCGGCACAAGCGCAGCCTTGGCTGA
- a CDS encoding OprD family porin — MNIRFNTVLASASVMGAGFMPLFAQADFVADSKAALELKNYYFNRDYRESSGQSKRAEWAQGFTLNVQSGFTEGTVGFGLDAVGMFGMKLDSSPDNSGTGLLSRSSVAEPGAPSYARRAHDNYSKLGVTGKARLAQSELRVGYMVPDLPTLQPNLSRLFPQSFSGTALTSRDIDQLTLTVGQLDQVKQRDSTNYEDMGLTSQYGAYKSSAKSDEFRYAGGEYKLTPNTIATYQFAQLESLYRQHYLGLKNSFKWGPGTFKTDVRYFDASEDAAGLAGKVDNRALSTRVGYGLHGHNLSGGYQEQYGSTPFTYVDGTNTYLFTEYQLANFSQTGERVWHARYDYDFATLGIPGLLFSTRYAKGDNAKVIGFDGEGREWERDLSLGYVVQSGTFKDVSLRWQNASATSNFARDTNENRVIVGYTVALW; from the coding sequence ATGAATATCCGCTTCAACACAGTCCTCGCCAGTGCCAGTGTCATGGGCGCCGGTTTCATGCCCTTGTTTGCCCAGGCTGACTTCGTCGCCGACAGCAAGGCTGCGCTTGAACTGAAGAACTATTACTTCAACCGCGACTATCGCGAGTCCAGCGGCCAGAGCAAGCGCGCCGAGTGGGCACAGGGGTTCACCCTCAACGTCCAATCGGGTTTTACCGAAGGCACTGTCGGTTTTGGCCTCGACGCGGTCGGCATGTTCGGGATGAAGCTCGATTCGAGCCCGGACAACTCGGGCACCGGGCTGTTGTCCCGCTCAAGCGTCGCCGAACCGGGTGCTCCCAGCTATGCCCGCCGTGCCCACGACAACTACTCCAAGCTCGGCGTCACCGGCAAGGCGCGCCTGGCGCAAAGCGAGCTGCGTGTGGGCTATATGGTGCCTGACCTGCCCACCCTGCAACCGAACCTCAGTCGTCTGTTCCCGCAGAGTTTCAGCGGCACCGCGCTGACCTCCAGGGACATCGACCAGTTGACCCTGACCGTGGGGCAACTGGACCAGGTCAAGCAGCGCGATTCGACCAACTACGAAGACATGGGCCTCACCAGCCAGTACGGCGCGTACAAAAGCAGCGCCAAAAGCGATGAGTTCCGCTACGCCGGCGGTGAGTACAAGCTGACGCCTAACACCATCGCCACCTACCAGTTCGCGCAATTGGAGAGCTTGTACCGCCAGCACTACCTGGGCTTGAAAAACAGCTTCAAGTGGGGCCCCGGCACGTTCAAGACGGACGTCCGCTACTTCGACGCGAGCGAAGATGCCGCAGGGCTGGCCGGCAAAGTCGATAACCGTGCGTTGAGTACGCGTGTGGGCTATGGCCTGCATGGCCACAACCTGAGTGGCGGTTACCAGGAGCAGTACGGTTCGACGCCGTTCACCTATGTCGACGGCACCAACACGTACCTGTTCACCGAGTACCAACTGGCGAACTTCTCCCAGACCGGCGAGCGCGTCTGGCACGCCCGCTATGACTATGACTTCGCCACGCTGGGCATTCCCGGCCTGCTGTTCTCGACCCGTTATGCCAAGGGCGACAACGCCAAGGTCATTGGCTTCGACGGCGAAGGGCGCGAGTGGGAACGCGATCTGAGTCTTGGCTATGTGGTGCAGAGCGGCACTTTCAAGGACGTGTCGCTGCGTTGGCAGAACGCTAGCGCCACCAGCAACTTCGCCCGTGACACCAATGAAAACCGAGTGATCGTCGGCTACACCGTGGCGCTCTGGTAG
- a CDS encoding serine hydrolase domain-containing protein, producing MTSLPLRRALPSQQRVSARGVSDFIDAVNAACLQLHSFMLYRDGAVVAEAFWAPYRADRLHVQHSATKSWVSMAIGLLVDDGVLSLEAKVVDFFAADCPKPVSANLAAMTVGDLLTMRTGHRQGISGGAWRGRSESWVKLFLNEPVADLPGQHFIYSSASSFMLSAIVSVVSGQTAFELCNTRLFQPMGMGRIEWDLAPGGFNTGGNGLSCSTEDLLKFGVLHLQQGNWEGQQLLSREWVAQATRGHVDDVWMGAFDGKRYLGRDESSNAAVTRREGYGYQWWMTLHGGYYASGVFGQQCIVLPQHNAVIAFTAGLPLGERRLHSLLWEHLLPALGVPGDCAADADLAAQLANQRRPVMTGASTSPHQAQFSGTFVMEANEDQVSTIRLEFGPDHCDFYLTDPRGTHCIRAGLADGIESQTSMTGHYLHHQYQPQITPVVAQARWTEDGALSMTWQFVETAFCDHVTCRIERGSLSVDRRVNVNAGPLQRPTLTGHPTSTLQESL from the coding sequence ATGACGAGTTTGCCGTTGCGGCGGGCATTGCCCAGCCAACAACGCGTATCGGCGCGTGGCGTGAGTGATTTCATCGATGCGGTGAACGCTGCGTGCCTTCAGTTGCACAGTTTCATGCTGTACCGCGACGGTGCGGTGGTGGCTGAAGCATTTTGGGCGCCTTACCGTGCCGACCGACTCCATGTGCAGCATTCGGCAACCAAGAGCTGGGTGTCCATGGCCATTGGGCTATTGGTTGATGACGGCGTGCTGTCACTGGAGGCCAAGGTGGTGGATTTTTTCGCCGCCGACTGCCCGAAACCGGTCAGCGCCAACCTGGCCGCCATGACCGTGGGCGATTTGCTGACCATGCGCACCGGGCATCGCCAGGGTATTTCTGGCGGGGCCTGGCGGGGGCGCAGTGAAAGTTGGGTGAAGTTGTTCCTCAATGAGCCGGTTGCAGACCTGCCAGGGCAGCACTTCATCTACAGCAGCGCGTCGAGCTTCATGCTCTCGGCCATTGTCAGCGTGGTCAGCGGCCAAACGGCGTTCGAGTTGTGCAACACCCGTCTGTTCCAACCCATGGGCATGGGCCGCATCGAGTGGGACCTGGCACCGGGTGGCTTCAACACGGGTGGCAATGGCTTGAGTTGCAGCACCGAGGACTTGCTCAAGTTCGGCGTGCTGCACTTGCAGCAAGGTAACTGGGAGGGGCAACAATTACTGTCCAGAGAGTGGGTGGCGCAGGCCACGCGCGGGCACGTCGACGATGTATGGATGGGTGCCTTCGATGGCAAGCGCTACCTGGGTCGCGACGAGTCGAGCAACGCAGCTGTGACGCGCCGCGAGGGCTATGGCTACCAGTGGTGGATGACCCTGCACGGCGGCTATTACGCCTCCGGGGTGTTTGGCCAGCAGTGCATTGTGCTGCCGCAACACAACGCGGTGATTGCGTTTACCGCAGGGCTGCCATTGGGTGAAAGGCGCCTGCATAGCCTGCTGTGGGAGCACCTGTTGCCGGCGTTGGGCGTGCCCGGCGACTGCGCGGCAGATGCCGATCTTGCCGCGCAGTTGGCCAATCAACGGCGGCCGGTTATGACAGGTGCGTCGACCTCGCCGCATCAGGCGCAGTTCAGCGGCACGTTTGTGATGGAGGCCAATGAAGATCAGGTCAGCACGATACGCCTGGAGTTTGGCCCCGACCATTGCGATTTTTACCTCACCGACCCGCGTGGCACCCACTGCATTCGCGCAGGCCTGGCCGACGGTATCGAAAGCCAGACCAGCATGACCGGACACTATCTACATCACCAATACCAGCCGCAAATCACCCCGGTGGTGGCGCAGGCGCGCTGGACCGAGGACGGCGCGTTGAGCATGACCTGGCAATTTGTCGAAACCGCCTTTTGTGACCACGTCACTTGCCGCATCGAGCGCGGCAGCTTGTCTGTGGACCGCCGCGTCAACGTTAACGCTGGCCCGTTGCAGCGCCCGACGCTGACCGGCCATCCAACCAGTACTTTGCAGGAGTCGCTATGA
- a CDS encoding ABC transporter permease, producing the protein MFRFILHRLGMAVPTLLLISVIVFALIRLIPGDPALLMLGDMADPQSLADMRSSLGLDHSVPTQYLIWIKSVLSGDLGVSISSRQPVLELLVERFSVSATVVLVAVLLATLLAVPVGLLAAWKQNSAMDLGLVATATLLLSVPSFWLGLLLLYVFGIQLGWLPVIGYVGFASDPMKAVTYVVLPIITLTLVEFGAIARMARASTIEVLRLEYIAHARAKGLSEGAVLWNHALRNAFAPTWTLIGLILGNLLGGIAVLETVFTLPGIGRLMVDAIFSRDYPVLQGCLLLITCIYVLVNLLVDLVYPLFDPRVKL; encoded by the coding sequence ATGTTTCGATTCATCTTGCACAGGCTCGGCATGGCGGTGCCGACCCTGCTGCTGATCTCGGTGATTGTGTTTGCCTTGATCCGCCTGATTCCCGGCGACCCCGCGTTGCTGATGCTGGGCGACATGGCCGACCCGCAAAGCCTCGCCGACATGCGCAGCAGCCTGGGGCTGGACCACTCGGTGCCGACCCAGTACCTGATCTGGATCAAGTCGGTGCTCAGTGGCGACCTTGGGGTGTCCATCAGCAGTCGCCAGCCCGTGTTGGAGTTGCTGGTCGAGCGTTTCAGCGTCAGCGCCACGGTGGTGCTCGTCGCGGTGTTGCTGGCGACCCTGCTCGCGGTACCGGTGGGCTTGCTCGCGGCCTGGAAGCAAAACAGCGCGATGGACCTGGGCCTGGTGGCAACGGCGACCTTGCTGTTGTCGGTGCCAAGCTTCTGGCTGGGCTTGTTGCTGCTGTATGTGTTCGGCATCCAGTTGGGTTGGTTGCCGGTGATCGGCTACGTTGGCTTCGCCAGCGATCCCATGAAGGCGGTGACCTATGTGGTGCTGCCGATCATTACCCTGACCCTGGTGGAATTCGGCGCCATTGCGCGGATGGCACGGGCCAGCACCATTGAAGTGTTGCGCCTGGAGTACATCGCCCATGCACGGGCCAAGGGATTGTCAGAGGGCGCGGTGCTGTGGAATCACGCCCTGCGCAATGCGTTTGCGCCGACCTGGACCCTGATCGGCCTGATCCTGGGCAATCTGCTCGGCGGCATTGCAGTCCTGGAAACCGTGTTCACCTTGCCCGGCATCGGCCGGTTGATGGTCGATGCGATCTTCTCCCGCGACTATCCGGTGCTGCAGGGTTGCCTGCTGCTGATCACCTGCATCTATGTGTTGGTCAACCTGTTGGTGGATCTGGTGTATCCGCTGTTCGATCCAAGGGTGAAGCTATGA
- a CDS encoding ABC transporter ATP-binding protein: protein MSVSVPLLAVENLQIRVGTDGPLAVDDFSFTMAPGEIVALVGESGSGKTMAARAAIGLLPAPMNVCGGQIIFQGEPLEPGNAKAMRGVRGARIGMVFQEPMVSLNPALTIGRQMSEALKLHTELDAATIRQRCSDMLQRIGIKDAEKCLASYPHQFSGGMRQRIMLASVMLLRPALLIADEPTTALDCLAQLDVIELMLELTREQGTAILFISHDLSLVARYAHKVVVMRAGKAVEQGRIEDILFAPKADYTRQLLEALPRRGALVPLPAAESALLQVQDVCIEHPGPRSFWGRSVPKRVVHSVNLSIAPGETLALVGGSGSGKTTLGRAVVGLVTPCAGSILFQGVDILKAANRAHRLQCQMIFQDPYSSLDPRMTVGQIIAEPLRHEPGLTAAQKRQRVTDTLLDVGLPEQFRERFAHQLSGGQRQRVAIGRALVRRPKLVIADEPISALDMTIQKQILELFERLQRQYGFACLFISHDLSAVERIAHRVAVMNQGEVVEMGPRERIFDTPQHPYTRRLLAAASPLEKRADGSYRLRASVI, encoded by the coding sequence ATGAGCGTTTCAGTGCCACTACTGGCCGTTGAAAATCTACAGATTCGTGTCGGTACAGACGGTCCGCTGGCTGTCGACGACTTCAGCTTCACCATGGCTCCCGGGGAAATCGTTGCACTGGTGGGCGAGTCCGGCAGTGGCAAGACCATGGCTGCACGCGCGGCCATTGGCTTGCTGCCAGCGCCGATGAACGTGTGTGGCGGGCAAATCATCTTCCAGGGTGAACCGTTGGAGCCCGGCAATGCCAAGGCGATGCGTGGGGTGCGCGGCGCGCGGATCGGCATGGTGTTCCAGGAACCGATGGTCTCGCTCAACCCCGCGCTGACCATTGGCCGGCAGATGAGCGAGGCGCTCAAGTTGCACACCGAGTTGGACGCGGCGACGATCCGTCAGCGTTGCAGCGATATGCTGCAGCGCATCGGTATCAAGGACGCCGAGAAATGCCTGGCATCCTATCCGCACCAGTTCTCCGGTGGCATGCGCCAACGCATTATGCTCGCCTCGGTGATGCTGCTGCGCCCGGCGCTGTTGATTGCTGACGAGCCGACCACGGCACTCGATTGCCTGGCACAACTGGACGTGATCGAGTTGATGCTGGAGCTGACCCGCGAGCAGGGCACCGCCATTCTGTTCATCAGCCATGACCTCTCCCTGGTCGCGCGTTATGCCCACAAGGTGGTGGTGATGCGTGCGGGCAAGGCGGTGGAGCAGGGCCGAATCGAAGACATCCTGTTCGCGCCGAAGGCCGACTACACCCGCCAGTTGCTTGAAGCGCTGCCACGGCGCGGCGCGCTGGTGCCATTGCCAGCGGCCGAAAGTGCGCTGTTGCAGGTCCAGGATGTGTGCATCGAACATCCGGGGCCGCGCAGCTTTTGGGGGCGCAGCGTGCCCAAGCGGGTGGTGCATTCGGTGAACCTGAGCATCGCACCGGGCGAGACCCTGGCGTTGGTCGGTGGCAGTGGTTCGGGCAAGACCACCCTCGGCCGTGCCGTGGTCGGGTTGGTTACGCCATGCGCCGGGTCGATCCTGTTCCAGGGCGTGGATATCCTCAAGGCCGCCAACCGTGCGCACCGCCTGCAATGCCAGATGATTTTCCAGGACCCGTATTCATCCCTCGATCCGCGCATGACCGTGGGCCAGATCATCGCCGAGCCGCTGCGCCATGAACCGGGCCTGACGGCTGCGCAAAAACGCCAGCGGGTCACCGACACACTGCTCGATGTGGGCTTGCCCGAGCAGTTCCGTGAGCGCTTTGCCCATCAACTCTCGGGTGGCCAGCGCCAGCGCGTGGCAATTGGCCGAGCGCTGGTCCGGCGGCCGAAACTGGTGATTGCCGACGAGCCGATTTCGGCGTTGGACATGACCATTCAAAAGCAGATTCTGGAGTTGTTCGAACGCCTGCAGCGCCAATACGGGTTCGCCTGCCTGTTCATCTCCCACGACCTGTCGGCGGTGGAGCGCATTGCCCATCGCGTGGCAGTGATGAACCAGGGTGAGGTGGTGGAAATGGGCCCGCGCGAGAGGATTTTCGACACTCCACAACACCCTTACACCCGCCGGCTGCTCGCGGCGGCCAGCCCCTTGGAAAAACGTGCGGATGGCAGTTACCGCCTCCGTGCCAGCGTGATTTAG
- a CDS encoding ABC transporter substrate-binding protein, which translates to MNNYVKTALVVAMSTCTVSLAVAQDKVINVGLNGDIRSTDPGVNRDDNTDAVMMHIVEGLVAYREDTSIAPMLASAVDVSPDGLRYTFTLRDGVHFQNGQLLTAKDVQWTWQRYLDPKTQWRCLAEFDGRGAAKIVDVSTPDAQTVVFQLDQANGLFLAAMARPDCTGSGILHPDSLAADGSWRAPIGTGPFTLGKWQKGQYVELDRFKDYSPRAEAEADGYTGNKQAFVDKVRFEVIPDSASAKAALLSGGVDLLPDVTAMDAAELKKVKNLQIQVSPIMTISGLLFQTRDPLLKDVRIRRAVALSLDYAQMVAALSDGLSVVNNSVIPTASPYYDATAHQGYSYNLDEARRLLKEAGYAGEKIRMLVNKRYPQMFDMGLLSQAMTQAAGLNIEMETLEWGTQLERYQTGSYQMMSFSYSGRFDAAQSYESVIGDKHKEPRKVWDNPEALAILREVQREVDPAKRQPLFDKLHTLMLKDVPMVAIYNGTAIGAMGKRVEGYRSWPVAKPRLWGVKLADTSK; encoded by the coding sequence GTGAATAATTACGTAAAGACCGCGCTCGTCGTCGCGATGTCGACATGCACAGTGTCCCTTGCCGTTGCGCAAGACAAGGTCATCAATGTGGGCCTCAATGGCGATATCCGCAGCACCGACCCAGGCGTCAACCGCGACGACAATACCGATGCGGTCATGATGCATATCGTCGAAGGGCTGGTGGCGTATCGCGAAGACACCAGCATCGCGCCGATGCTGGCCAGCGCGGTGGATGTCTCGCCGGACGGCCTGCGCTACACCTTCACCCTGCGCGATGGGGTGCACTTTCAAAATGGCCAGTTGTTGACGGCCAAGGACGTGCAATGGACCTGGCAGCGCTACCTTGACCCCAAGACCCAGTGGCGCTGCCTGGCGGAGTTCGATGGCCGTGGCGCGGCCAAGATCGTCGATGTCTCCACCCCCGACGCGCAGACCGTGGTGTTCCAACTGGACCAGGCCAATGGCTTGTTCCTGGCTGCGATGGCCCGCCCGGATTGCACCGGCAGCGGCATTCTGCATCCGGACTCCCTGGCGGCCGATGGCAGTTGGCGCGCCCCGATTGGTACCGGTCCATTCACCTTGGGCAAATGGCAAAAGGGCCAGTACGTCGAGCTGGATCGCTTCAAGGATTACTCCCCGCGGGCCGAGGCCGAGGCGGACGGGTACACCGGCAACAAGCAGGCGTTTGTCGACAAGGTGCGTTTCGAGGTGATCCCCGATTCGGCGTCGGCCAAGGCTGCGCTGCTGTCGGGTGGCGTGGACCTGCTGCCGGACGTGACGGCGATGGATGCCGCAGAACTCAAGAAGGTCAAGAACCTGCAGATCCAGGTCAGCCCGATCATGACCATCAGCGGCCTGTTGTTCCAGACCCGTGACCCACTGCTCAAGGACGTGCGCATTCGTCGTGCGGTGGCGCTGTCCCTGGATTACGCGCAGATGGTGGCGGCGTTGTCCGATGGTTTGTCGGTGGTCAACAACTCGGTGATTCCGACCGCCAGCCCGTACTACGACGCCACTGCGCACCAGGGTTACAGCTACAACCTCGACGAGGCCCGGCGCCTGTTGAAAGAGGCGGGTTACGCCGGTGAAAAGATCCGCATGCTGGTCAACAAGCGCTACCCGCAGATGTTCGACATGGGCTTGCTCAGCCAGGCCATGACCCAGGCGGCGGGGCTCAATATCGAGATGGAGACCCTGGAGTGGGGCACGCAGTTGGAGCGCTACCAGACCGGCAGCTACCAGATGATGTCGTTCTCTTATTCGGGGCGTTTCGACGCGGCGCAAAGCTATGAATCGGTGATCGGCGACAAGCACAAGGAGCCGCGCAAAGTCTGGGACAACCCCGAGGCCCTGGCGATATTGCGTGAGGTCCAGCGCGAGGTTGACCCCGCCAAGCGCCAACCGTTGTTCGACAAGCTGCATACCTTGATGCTCAAGGATGTGCCAATGGTGGCCATCTACAACGGTACCGCCATCGGCGCGATGGGCAAGCGCGTTGAAGGGTACCGCTCCTGGCCCGTTGCCAAGCCGCGCCTGTGGGGCGTGAAGCTGGCCGACACTTCCAAGTAA
- a CDS encoding ABC transporter permease yields MNLKTPALPSGLDTQPRRSWRYPPLNALIGGSLLAALVLLALLGVVWTPYDPLKLDLLSRLHAPSAAHWLGTDEFGRDVFSRLIIGARTSLWISLLSVSVAVICGTVIGMLAGYLRGWTDRVLMMLNDALLAFPGILMALGIMAIVGASQYGIVLALGIAYTPSVVRVVRGSVLSLRELEFIEASRVIGNSELYTMFRHITPNCLAPLCVLATSMFGWALLSESALSFLGLGVPPPAATWGSMLSASRTYISTAPWLGIFPGIFISLTLLAINLFGDALRDRLDPRMRK; encoded by the coding sequence ATGAACCTCAAGACTCCTGCCTTGCCGAGCGGGCTGGATACCCAGCCTCGACGGAGCTGGCGTTACCCGCCGTTGAATGCCTTGATCGGCGGCAGTTTACTCGCGGCACTGGTATTGCTGGCGTTGCTCGGCGTGGTGTGGACACCTTATGACCCGCTCAAGCTGGACTTGTTGTCGCGCCTGCACGCGCCGAGCGCTGCACACTGGCTGGGCACCGACGAGTTCGGCCGTGACGTGTTCAGTCGCTTGATCATTGGGGCACGCACCAGCCTGTGGATCAGCCTGCTCTCGGTGAGCGTGGCGGTTATCTGCGGCACGGTGATCGGCATGCTCGCCGGTTACCTGCGCGGCTGGACCGACCGCGTGCTGATGATGCTCAACGATGCGCTGCTGGCGTTTCCCGGGATCCTCATGGCCCTGGGTATCATGGCGATCGTGGGTGCCAGCCAGTACGGAATCGTGCTCGCCCTGGGTATCGCCTACACCCCCTCGGTGGTCCGGGTGGTGCGTGGCAGCGTGTTGTCGTTGCGTGAGCTGGAGTTCATCGAGGCCTCACGGGTGATCGGCAACTCAGAGCTGTACACCATGTTCCGCCACATCACCCCCAACTGCCTGGCGCCGTTGTGTGTGTTGGCCACCAGCATGTTCGGCTGGGCCTTGCTCTCGGAGAGCGCGCTGAGCTTCCTTGGCCTGGGCGTGCCACCGCCGGCTGCCACCTGGGGCAGCATGCTCTCGGCAAGCCGCACCTACATCTCGACGGCACCGTGGCTGGGGATCTTCCCGGGCATCTTTATCAGCCTGACGTTGCTGGCTATCAATCTGTTCGGCGATGCCTTGCGCGATCGTCTCGACCCGCGCATGAGGAAATGA